A genomic stretch from Aedes albopictus strain Foshan chromosome 2, AalbF5, whole genome shotgun sequence includes:
- the LOC109406516 gene encoding zinc finger protein ZFP2 — protein sequence MNVCRLCLQCENGTLISIFSNVNDVDIASTVTLYCSIILSENDGLPSKICEFCIRDVQTVKAFIEKVRESDFKLRSDKILKDDKLSFEMIVVKPEPDGPQPVNVSDDNDHQFDENSFDPKSESDSDDDKLSIIKERVTLAQKTKVNNSTENRKSSKKTTKNDTSTIGKKKCKRKRKVKVESGDESEIADTNDTLDEIEIEMFEIIVLPEANFVCCCCRQNFRSSEELEQHIEVHKKFLVKRTDTIHCEICKRRFIKPKALDNHRKLWKHVTKLFECRKCKSRFISAVSRRKHAYKHPKTIEDKMKQEYGEIVCCVQRCSKSFPSEELLIKHSLATHKLDQQQSYKQEDDDQKQAECPVCFKRFASERLLRIHRKRNSKPLSHQCATCGLKFRSKDVLHFHETNHADQKPFQCDICNKYFSSRSALKVHQRHHSNEKPFVCGTCGAGFYQKVQLTSHEYDHGVVPLPFKCEVCGKSFKFRKGLVTHMRSHTGERPYPCRHCSMSFASVPIRRMHELTHSDIKPFKCSYCDRTFTLKRLQLEHECKHTGVKPFKCNFCDKSFIRKQFQVDHESTHTGVKPYRCDKCNCSYSHKSNLNRHMETHQQAEQTEQASPAILPTVTTGHVVDANSLLPSIPMVSNDSTAEFGS from the exons atgaatgtatGTCGCTTGTGTTTGCAATGTGAAAATGGAACTTTGATTTCCATATTTTCGAATGTAAACGATGTGGATATAGCATCCACGGTCACCTTGTATTGCTCGATAATT CTTTCAGAGAACGATGGATTACCGAGTAAAATATGTGAATTTTGTATCCGTGATGTCCAGACGGTGAAGGCCTTCATTGAAAAGGTTAGAGAATCTGACTTCAAACTGCGAAGTGATAAAATCCTAAAAGATGATAAGCTTTCATTTGAGATGATTGTTGTAAAACCGGAACCAGATGGCCCGCAACCTGTAAATGTAAGCGACGATAACGATCACCAATTTGACGAAAACTCGTTTGACCCCAAAAGTGAGTCGGATTCAGATGATGATAAACTGAGCATTATTAAAGAACGCGTTACATTAGCGCAGAAAACTAAAGTTAACAATAGTACAGAAAATAGGAAAAGCAGTAAGAAGACCACGAAGAACGATACGAGTACTATTGGTAAGAAAAAGTGCAAACGGAAACGGAAAGTCAAAGTTGAAAGCGGTGATGAGTCTGAAATAGCGGACACTAATGACACTTTAGACGAAATAGAGATTGAGATGTTTGAAATTATTGTCCTGCCGGAAGCAAATTTTGTATGTTGCTGTTGTCGTCAAAATTTCAGGTCATCCGAAGAGCTTGAACAGCATATcgaagttcacaagaagttcttgGTGAAAAGAACAGATACTATACATTGCGAAATATGTAAGCGAAGGTTTATCAAGCCAAAAGCATTAGACAACCATAGAAAGCTGTGGAAGCATGTGACGAAGCTCTTTGAATGCCGCAAGTGCAAATCACGGTTTATAAGCGCTGTTAGTAGGCGAAAACATGCTTACAAGCATCCTAAGACTATAGAAGACAAGATGAAGCAAGAATACGGTGAAATAGTGTGCTGTGTTCAGCGTTGCTCGAAATCATTTCCTTCTGAAGAACTACTGATAAAGCATAGTCTCGCAACCCATAAATTGGACCAGCAACAATCTTATAAGCAAGAAGATGATGATCAAAAGCAAGCCGAATGTCCAGTGTGTTTCAAGCGGTTCGCCTCGGAACGATTACTTCGAATACACAGGAAGCGTAACTCGAAACCGCTCAGTCACCAGTGTGCCACCTGTGGGCTCAAGTTTCGCTCCAAGGATGTTCTGCATTTCCACGAAACAAATCACGCCGACCAGAAACCGTTCCAGTGCGACATTTGCAATAAATATTTCTCCAGTCGAAGCGCCCTCAAGGTGCATCAGCGACATCATTCGAACGAAAAGCCCTTCGTGTGTGGAACTTGCGGAGCCGGGTTCTATCAGAAGGTTCAACTGACGTCGCACGAATACGACCACGGAGTGGTACCTCTACCGTTCAAGTGCGAAGTCTGCGGAAAGTCGTTCAAGTTCCGGAAGGGTCTGGTCACCCATATGCGGTCGCACACCGGAGAACGGCCGTATCCATGTCGGCACTGTTCAATGTCGTTCGCAAGCGTTCCGATTCGGCGCATGCACGAGTTAACGCACAGCG ACATTAAACCCTTCAAGTGCAGCTACTGTGATAGAACGTTTACTCTCAAGCGGTTACAATTGGAACACGAATGCAAACATACAG GTGTGAAACCTTTCAAATGCAACTTCTGTGACAAATCATTTATTCGCAAACAGTTTCAAGTTGACCACGAGAGCACCCATACCG GCGTCAAACCGTACCGTTGCGATAAGTGCAATTGTAGCTATAGTCACAAGAGCAACTTGAATCGCCACATGGAAACTCACCAGCAAGCGGAACAGACGGAACAAGCCTCGCCAGCGATTCTACCAACTGTGACTACTGGTCACGTTGTGGACGCCAATTCGTTGCTGCCGTCGATTCCAATGGTTTCGAATGACTCCACGGCCGAGTTTGGATCGTGA